Proteins from one Streptomyces genisteinicus genomic window:
- a CDS encoding ATP-binding cassette domain-containing protein — MFPSATATTLRSQLSLTGVTKRYDDRLVLDRVSFALRPGEKAGVIGDNGSGKSTLLRLLAGAEQPDAGTVTVVAPGGTGHLPQTLDLPGSARVGDAIDLALAPLRRLEHRIRAAEASLHRTGEAGEREYARLLTEFEVRGGPGADRRVARTLHRLGDRSPLDRERTLGSLSGGRRARLALAATLAAAPELLLLDEPTNDLDDEAVAWLEEHLRAHPGTVVAVTHDRAFLDRVTTTVLEVDPETRTVRRHGNGYRGFLTARAADRARRQREHEEWREEVERQSRLAAAGAGQLAAVPRKGPRGFSGAGAFRARSRAHGAAGRIRNARERLQRLTDAPVRPPAEPLRFTAPVEGAADGPVLLSDVRVPGRLTLDALEVPAGGRLLVTGPNGAGKSTLLSVLAGELAPAAGEVTRPARVGLLRQGADPVPHGHTAAELYGEGRAERIAGTGLLRESDLLRPVRTLSAGQRRRLELALLLARPVDLLLLDEPTNHLSPGLVEEVEAALAGYAGTLVVVTHDRLLRSRFPGRRLALPGRDAA; from the coding sequence TTGTTCCCATCCGCCACCGCCACCACCCTCCGCTCCCAGCTGAGCCTCACCGGCGTCACCAAGCGCTACGACGACCGCCTCGTCCTCGACCGGGTCTCCTTCGCCCTGCGCCCCGGCGAGAAGGCCGGGGTGATCGGCGACAACGGCTCCGGCAAGTCGACCCTGCTGCGTCTGCTGGCCGGGGCCGAGCAGCCGGACGCCGGCACGGTCACCGTCGTCGCCCCCGGCGGCACGGGCCACCTCCCCCAGACCCTCGACCTCCCCGGATCTGCACGGGTCGGCGACGCGATCGACCTCGCGCTGGCGCCCCTGCGCCGGCTGGAGCACCGCATCCGCGCCGCGGAGGCCTCCCTGCACCGCACCGGTGAGGCGGGGGAGCGGGAGTACGCACGGCTGCTGACGGAGTTCGAGGTACGCGGCGGACCCGGCGCGGACCGCCGTGTCGCCCGCACGCTGCACCGGCTCGGCGACCGTTCACCGCTCGACCGCGAGCGGACGCTCGGCAGCCTCTCCGGCGGCCGCCGGGCCCGGCTCGCGCTCGCCGCGACCCTCGCGGCCGCCCCCGAGCTGCTGCTGCTCGACGAGCCGACCAACGACCTCGACGACGAGGCGGTGGCCTGGCTGGAGGAGCACCTGCGGGCCCATCCGGGCACGGTCGTCGCCGTCACCCACGACCGCGCCTTCCTCGACCGGGTGACCACCACCGTGCTGGAGGTCGACCCCGAAACGCGCACGGTGCGCCGCCACGGCAACGGCTACCGGGGCTTCCTCACCGCCAGGGCGGCCGACCGGGCACGCCGGCAGCGGGAGCACGAGGAGTGGCGCGAGGAGGTCGAACGGCAGTCGCGGCTCGCCGCGGCAGGCGCCGGACAGCTGGCCGCCGTCCCGCGCAAGGGCCCTCGCGGGTTCAGCGGCGCGGGCGCCTTCCGCGCCCGGTCGCGGGCGCACGGCGCGGCGGGCCGCATCCGCAACGCCCGCGAGCGGTTGCAGCGTCTCACCGACGCCCCGGTGCGGCCGCCGGCGGAGCCGCTGCGCTTCACGGCGCCCGTCGAGGGGGCGGCGGACGGGCCGGTGCTCCTGTCGGACGTGCGGGTGCCCGGCCGGCTGACGCTGGACGCGCTGGAGGTCCCGGCCGGTGGCCGGCTGCTGGTCACCGGGCCCAACGGCGCCGGCAAGTCGACCCTGCTCTCGGTACTGGCCGGTGAACTCGCCCCCGCCGCGGGCGAGGTGACGCGCCCGGCACGAGTGGGGCTGCTGCGCCAGGGCGCCGACCCGGTGCCCCACGGGCACACGGCCGCCGAGCTGTACGGGGAGGGGCGGGCGGAGCGGATCGCGGGCACCGGACTGCTGCGGGAGTCGGATCTCCTGCGCCCGGTGCGGACGCTCTCCGCCGGTCAGCGGCGCCGGCTGGAGCTCGCGCTGCTGCTGGCCCGTCCGGTGGACCTGCTGCTGCTCGACGAGCCGACCAACCACCTCTCCCCCGGCCTGGTGGAGGAGGTGGAGGCCGCACTCGCCGGATACGCGGGGACGCTGGTCGTCGTCACCCACGACCGCCTGCTGCGGTCCCGTTTCCCCGGGCGGCGGCTCGCCCTGCCGGGGCGGGACGCCGCCTGA
- a CDS encoding phosphatidylinositol-specific phospholipase C, with product MDRRRFLAGLAAVPAAALIGTPHAAAAPRRTLSTRDWMAGAADSTPLQRLTIPGTHDSGARFGGPWSECQNTTIAQQLASGIRFLDVRCRVTGGSFAIHHGPSYQNMMFGDVLIACRDFLAAQPSETVLMRVKQEYSGESDATFRAVFDDYLDNRGWRPLFRIGDGIPALGEARGRVVLLGDNGGLPGVRYADGAHFDVQDDWNALPDPKFSKIQAHFRKAAQQPGKLYVNYVSTSAYLPPRWNSDNLNPRVHAFLDGAEASGWRGLGIVPMDYPNTRAGLVESLIRHNG from the coding sequence ATGGACCGACGGAGATTCCTCGCGGGCTTGGCCGCCGTCCCGGCCGCCGCCCTCATCGGCACCCCCCACGCCGCCGCCGCACCCCGCCGCACCCTGTCCACCAGGGACTGGATGGCCGGTGCGGCCGACTCGACACCCCTGCAACGACTGACCATCCCCGGCACCCACGACTCCGGCGCCCGCTTCGGCGGGCCGTGGTCGGAGTGCCAGAACACCACCATCGCCCAGCAGTTGGCGAGCGGAATCCGCTTCCTCGACGTCCGCTGCCGGGTCACCGGCGGCTCGTTCGCCATCCACCACGGGCCGTCCTACCAGAACATGATGTTCGGCGACGTGCTCATCGCCTGCCGGGACTTCCTCGCCGCGCAGCCCTCCGAGACGGTGCTGATGCGGGTCAAGCAGGAGTACTCGGGCGAGAGCGACGCCACCTTCCGGGCCGTCTTCGACGACTACCTGGACAACCGCGGCTGGCGCCCGCTGTTCCGCATCGGCGACGGCATCCCGGCGCTCGGCGAGGCCCGCGGCCGGGTGGTGCTCCTCGGGGACAACGGCGGGCTGCCCGGCGTCCGGTACGCCGACGGGGCCCACTTCGACGTGCAGGACGACTGGAACGCCCTGCCCGACCCGAAGTTCTCCAAGATCCAGGCGCACTTCCGCAAGGCGGCGCAGCAGCCCGGCAAGCTGTACGTCAACTACGTCTCCACCTCCGCCTACCTGCCGCCGCGGTGGAACTCGGACAACCTCAACCCGCGGGTCCACGCCTTCCTCGACGGTGCGGAGGCGAGCGGCTGGCGGGGCCTGGGGATCGTCCCCATGGACTACCCGAACACCCGCGCCGGGCTCGTGGAGTCCCTCATCCGCCACAACGGCTGA
- a CDS encoding bifunctional metallophosphatase/5'-nucleotidase encodes MSARSQNNPATRRTRRVLAAAAGLATAGALVAAMPAGAAHGDRHGGHHSKPRTVDVQLLSFNDLHGNLEPPAGSAGTVSEIQPDGTTVSVPAGGVEYLATSLRTARGGNPYSVTAAAGDLVGASPLLSGLFHDEPTIEALNQLNLDVAGVGNHEFDEGAVELARLQNGGCHPVEGCFEEGEEFEGADFPYLAANVTKEKTGKPILEPYTVWRKNGVKIGFIGVTLEGTPDIVSANGIKGLKFHDEVDTINRYARELDRKGVKSIVALIHEGGSPASTAYNYDCDSPGPGDGISGPIAEIAKGITPKVDALVTGHTHQAYVCTIPDPSGKPRMVTSASSFGKLYTDTTLTYDKRTHDIVRTAVTSANHIVRRDQPKAQDMTDLIARWNKLAAPIASRPQGWISADIVGRGSTEPEKPLGNLIADAQLAGLAPADKGGAQLALMNPGGIRSDLVFKASGGEGDGVVTYGEAFTVQPFTNMMNVVDLTGAQLITALQQQVSGGNEASPKILQVSKGFTYTLDLTKSGAARIVVDSVKLDGAAIDPAKTYRVAMNEFLAGGGDGFAVLKEHTNKLVGASDLDVFNAYLAANSSAAVPIAPPATDRITVVR; translated from the coding sequence ATGTCAGCCAGATCCCAGAACAACCCCGCGACCCGGCGCACCCGGCGTGTGCTCGCCGCCGCCGCGGGCCTCGCCACCGCCGGCGCGCTCGTCGCCGCGATGCCGGCCGGCGCCGCCCACGGCGACCGGCACGGCGGTCACCACAGCAAGCCGCGCACCGTCGACGTGCAGCTGCTCTCCTTCAACGACCTGCACGGCAACCTGGAGCCGCCGGCCGGCTCCGCCGGGACGGTCTCCGAGATCCAGCCGGACGGCACGACGGTGTCGGTCCCGGCCGGCGGCGTCGAGTACCTGGCGACCTCGCTGCGCACCGCGCGCGGCGGCAACCCGTACTCGGTGACGGCCGCGGCCGGTGACCTGGTCGGCGCCAGCCCGCTGCTCTCGGGCCTGTTCCACGACGAGCCGACCATCGAGGCGCTGAACCAGCTGAACCTCGACGTCGCGGGCGTGGGCAACCACGAGTTCGACGAGGGCGCCGTGGAGCTGGCGCGCCTCCAGAACGGCGGCTGCCACCCGGTCGAGGGCTGCTTCGAGGAGGGCGAGGAGTTCGAGGGTGCGGACTTCCCGTACCTGGCGGCCAACGTCACCAAGGAGAAGACCGGCAAGCCGATCCTCGAGCCGTACACGGTCTGGCGGAAGAACGGCGTCAAGATCGGCTTCATCGGCGTCACGCTGGAGGGCACGCCCGACATCGTCAGCGCGAACGGCATCAAGGGCCTGAAGTTCCACGACGAGGTCGACACCATCAACCGGTACGCCCGCGAGCTGGACCGCAAGGGCGTGAAGTCGATCGTGGCGCTGATCCACGAGGGCGGTTCGCCGGCCTCCACGGCGTACAACTACGACTGCGACTCGCCCGGTCCCGGCGACGGCATCTCGGGACCGATCGCGGAGATCGCCAAGGGCATCACGCCCAAGGTCGACGCGCTGGTCACCGGCCACACCCACCAGGCGTACGTGTGCACGATCCCGGACCCGTCGGGCAAGCCCCGCATGGTGACCTCGGCCTCGTCGTTCGGGAAGCTGTACACGGACACCACGCTCACCTACGACAAGCGCACCCACGACATCGTGCGCACGGCGGTGACCTCGGCGAACCACATCGTCCGCCGCGACCAGCCCAAGGCGCAGGACATGACGGACCTGATCGCGCGCTGGAACAAGCTGGCCGCGCCCATCGCGAGCCGCCCGCAGGGCTGGATCTCGGCCGACATCGTGGGCCGCGGCTCCACGGAGCCGGAGAAGCCGCTGGGCAACCTGATCGCGGACGCGCAGCTCGCCGGGCTCGCCCCGGCCGACAAGGGCGGCGCCCAGCTGGCGCTGATGAACCCGGGCGGCATCCGCTCCGACCTCGTCTTCAAGGCCTCGGGCGGCGAGGGCGACGGGGTGGTGACCTACGGGGAGGCGTTCACGGTCCAGCCGTTCACCAACATGATGAACGTGGTGGACCTGACCGGAGCCCAGCTGATCACCGCGCTGCAGCAGCAGGTGAGCGGGGGCAACGAGGCGTCGCCGAAGATCCTCCAGGTGTCGAAGGGCTTCACCTACACCCTGGACCTGACGAAGTCGGGCGCCGCCCGGATCGTCGTGGACTCGGTGAAGCTCGACGGCGCGGCGATCGACCCGGCGAAGACCTACCGGGTCGCGATGAACGAGTTCCTCGCGGGCGGCGGTGACGGTTTCGCGGTGCTGAAGGAGCACACCAACAAGCTGGTGGGCGCCTCCGACCTGGACGTCTTCAACGCCTACCTGGCGGCGAACTCCTCGGCCGCGGTGCCGATCGCGCCGCCGGCCACGGACCGGATCACCGTGGTCCGGTAG
- the mshD gene encoding mycothiol synthase, with the protein MTIDAVIPEPGRQIHSLDELSAEQADAVSAMLSEAARSDGMQAVSEQGRLQLRGGPREGVRHFLLTVEGLLVGYAQLEDTDPVEAPAAELVVHPSHRGRGHGRALGTTLLDASGKRLRMWAHGGKPAARHLAQVLGLTLFRELRQLRRPLGPDSVPPQDYPRGVTVRTFVPGEDDAEWLAVNAAAFAHHPEQGALTQRDLDDRKAEPWFDPQGFFLAVRDGEIIGFHWTKVHAEEQLGEVYVVGIRPDAQGGGLGKALTATGLRHLAAQGLPTAMLYVDADNPAALRVYGQLGFVTHEVDLMYRTES; encoded by the coding sequence ATGACGATCGACGCAGTGATTCCGGAGCCCGGCCGGCAGATCCACTCCCTCGACGAACTGAGCGCCGAACAGGCCGACGCCGTCTCCGCCATGCTGTCCGAGGCGGCACGGTCGGACGGGATGCAGGCCGTCTCCGAGCAGGGCCGGCTGCAACTGCGCGGCGGGCCCCGGGAGGGCGTGCGGCACTTCCTGCTCACCGTGGAGGGCCTGCTCGTCGGCTACGCCCAACTGGAGGACACGGACCCGGTCGAGGCCCCCGCGGCCGAGCTCGTCGTCCACCCCTCGCACCGCGGACGCGGCCACGGACGGGCACTGGGCACCACGCTGCTGGACGCCTCGGGCAAGCGCCTGCGGATGTGGGCGCACGGCGGGAAGCCGGCCGCGCGCCACCTGGCACAGGTCCTGGGCCTGACGCTCTTCCGCGAACTGCGCCAGCTCCGGCGCCCCTTGGGACCCGACTCGGTTCCCCCGCAGGACTACCCGCGCGGGGTCACGGTCCGCACCTTCGTGCCCGGCGAGGACGACGCCGAATGGCTCGCGGTCAACGCCGCCGCCTTCGCCCACCACCCCGAACAGGGTGCGCTGACCCAGCGCGACCTGGACGACCGCAAGGCCGAACCCTGGTTCGACCCGCAGGGCTTCTTCCTGGCGGTCCGGGACGGCGAGATCATCGGCTTCCACTGGACCAAGGTCCACGCCGAGGAGCAGCTGGGCGAGGTCTACGTCGTGGGCATCCGCCCGGACGCCCAGGGCGGCGGACTCGGCAAGGCCCTGACCGCCACGGGCCTGCGCCACCTGGCCGCCCAGGGCCTGCCGACGGCCATGCTCTACGTCGACGCGGACAACCCGGCGGCGCTGCGGGTCTACGGACAACTCGGCTTCGTGACGCACGAGGTGGACCTGATGTACCGCACCGAGTCCTGA
- a CDS encoding RNA degradosome polyphosphate kinase — protein MSQQPAEVPVQHPQPSVASIAAHRPHTVAATVSDLEPDLDADADAYEDDHTLGAELPQGRFLDRERSWLAFNERVLELAEDPTTPLLERANFLAIFASNLDEFFMVRVAGLKRRIATGVATRSASGLQPREVLDLIWTRSRELMARHAACYQQDVAPALADEGIHLIRWPELTEKEQARLFTLFRQQIFPVLTPLAVDPAHPFPYISGLSLNLAVVVRNPVSGHRHFARVKVPPLLSRFLEASPQRYVPLEDVIAAHLEELFPGMEVLAHHAFRVTRNEDLEVEEDDTENLLQALEKELMRRRFGPPVRLEVEESIDPYVLDLLVRELKISDAEVYPLPGPLDLTGLFGISALDRPELKFPKFVAGTHRDLAEVESASAPDVFMALRERDVLLHHPYDSFSTSVQAFLEQAAADPDVLAIKQTLYRTSGDSPIVDALIDAAESGKQVLVLVEIKARFDEQANIKWARKLEEAGCHVVYGLVGLKTHCKLSLVVRQEGDTLRRYSHVGTGNYHPKTARLYEDLGLLTADPQVGADLSDLFNRLSGYSRRETYRRLLVAPKSLRDGLVSRIDKEITHHRAGRLAYVRIKVNSMVDEAVIDACYRAAMAGVPVDIWVRGICAIRPGVAGLSENIRVRSVLGRFLEHSRVFAFGNGGEPEVWFGSADMMHRNLDRRIEALVRVTDPAHRATLTRFLEAGMSDTTSSWHLGPDGSWTRHATDADGQPLRHVQEMLIDARRRRRAQP, from the coding sequence ATGAGCCAGCAGCCCGCCGAGGTCCCGGTCCAGCACCCCCAGCCGTCCGTCGCGTCCATAGCCGCGCACCGGCCGCACACCGTCGCCGCCACCGTCTCCGATCTCGAACCCGATCTCGACGCCGACGCCGACGCCTACGAGGACGACCACACCCTCGGCGCCGAGCTCCCGCAGGGCCGTTTCCTGGACCGGGAGCGCAGCTGGCTCGCCTTCAACGAACGCGTGCTCGAACTCGCGGAGGACCCGACCACGCCCCTGCTGGAGCGTGCGAACTTCCTCGCGATCTTCGCGTCCAACCTGGACGAGTTCTTCATGGTGCGGGTGGCCGGACTCAAGCGCCGCATCGCGACCGGCGTCGCCACCCGCTCGGCCTCCGGGCTCCAGCCGCGCGAGGTGCTCGACCTGATCTGGACCCGTTCGCGTGAACTCATGGCCCGGCACGCCGCCTGCTACCAGCAGGACGTGGCCCCGGCCCTCGCGGACGAGGGCATCCACCTGATCCGCTGGCCGGAGCTCACCGAGAAGGAGCAGGCCCGCCTCTTCACCCTGTTCCGGCAGCAGATCTTCCCCGTCCTCACTCCGCTGGCCGTCGACCCCGCGCACCCGTTCCCCTACATCTCCGGGCTCTCCCTGAACCTGGCCGTGGTCGTGCGCAACCCGGTGAGCGGCCACCGCCACTTCGCCCGGGTCAAGGTGCCCCCGCTGCTCTCCCGCTTCCTGGAGGCCAGCCCGCAGCGGTACGTGCCGCTGGAGGACGTCATAGCGGCCCACCTCGAAGAACTCTTCCCCGGCATGGAGGTCCTCGCCCACCACGCCTTCCGGGTGACCCGCAACGAGGACCTGGAGGTGGAGGAGGACGACACCGAGAACCTCCTCCAGGCCCTGGAGAAGGAGCTCATGCGGCGCCGCTTCGGCCCGCCGGTGCGCCTGGAGGTCGAGGAGTCCATCGACCCGTACGTGCTCGACCTGCTGGTCCGCGAGCTGAAGATCTCCGACGCCGAGGTCTACCCGCTGCCGGGCCCGCTCGACCTCACCGGCCTCTTCGGCATCTCGGCGCTCGACCGGCCGGAGCTGAAGTTCCCGAAGTTCGTCGCCGGCACCCACCGCGACCTGGCCGAGGTGGAGTCCGCGTCCGCGCCCGACGTCTTCATGGCCCTGCGCGAGCGGGACGTGCTGCTGCACCACCCGTACGACTCGTTCTCCACCTCCGTCCAGGCCTTCCTGGAACAGGCCGCGGCCGACCCGGACGTCCTCGCGATCAAGCAGACGCTGTACCGCACCTCCGGCGACTCGCCCATCGTCGACGCCCTGATCGACGCCGCCGAGTCCGGCAAGCAGGTGCTGGTGCTGGTCGAGATCAAGGCGCGCTTCGACGAGCAGGCGAACATCAAGTGGGCGCGGAAGCTGGAGGAGGCCGGCTGCCACGTCGTCTACGGCCTGGTCGGGCTGAAGACGCACTGCAAGCTGTCGCTGGTGGTCCGCCAGGAGGGCGACACGCTGCGCCGCTACTCCCACGTCGGCACCGGCAACTACCACCCCAAGACCGCGCGGCTCTACGAGGACCTGGGCCTGCTCACCGCGGACCCGCAGGTCGGTGCCGACCTCTCCGACCTGTTCAACCGGCTCTCCGGGTACTCGCGGCGCGAGACGTACCGGCGGCTGCTGGTCGCCCCGAAGTCGCTGCGCGACGGACTCGTCTCCCGAATAGACAAGGAGATCACCCACCACCGGGCCGGCCGCCTCGCGTACGTCCGCATCAAGGTCAACTCGATGGTCGACGAGGCCGTCATCGACGCCTGCTACCGGGCGGCGATGGCCGGTGTCCCGGTGGACATCTGGGTACGCGGCATCTGCGCGATCCGCCCCGGTGTGGCGGGCCTCTCGGAGAACATCCGCGTCCGCTCGGTGCTCGGGCGCTTCCTGGAGCACTCCCGCGTCTTCGCCTTCGGCAACGGCGGCGAACCGGAGGTGTGGTTCGGCAGCGCCGACATGATGCACCGCAACCTCGATCGCCGCATCGAGGCCCTGGTCCGGGTCACCGACCCGGCCCACCGCGCGACCCTGACCCGGTTCCTGGAAGCCGGCATGTCCGACACGACGTCGTCCTGGCACCTCGGCCCCGACGGCTCCTGGACCCGGCACGCCACGGATGCCGACGGCCAGCCGCTGCGGCACGTACAGGAGATGCTCATTGACGCCCGGAGGCGCAGGCGTGCACAGCCCTGA
- a CDS encoding CHAD domain-containing protein gives MSRTDTATAGEALARYLHTQAGGFLRSLRLHGESGADTAGAAEAARSLRSSARRISGSLSTFRPLLDPDWADALRAELGWLSATLALEHACTSRMVRLLDALSRLSGTSPVPRARTEPVPLSAHGTSAHGPGAHGPAEGGPTPRRGGALTVGAARAGALLERRLTLARTRAHSAALGALGSARFHAVADSVALLASDLPLAPAAAGPADEVLGLLAEAGERRLLDAVAELPLGRAAHPYNAEALVNGLASDPAAEQQDAPWHEVRRLLRLHRYAREVLRPGDDPVLCHAGLVLDHHREAADASEAAADAARTPRIAPATAYALGVLHADQRHEVEAARFAFQQEWRHATAAVPAP, from the coding sequence ATGTCCCGCACCGACACCGCCACGGCGGGCGAGGCCCTCGCCCGCTACCTGCACACGCAGGCGGGCGGCTTCCTGCGCAGCCTGCGCCTGCACGGCGAGAGCGGCGCGGACACGGCGGGCGCGGCGGAAGCCGCCCGTTCGCTGCGGTCGTCGGCACGGCGGATCAGCGGCAGCCTGTCCACGTTCCGCCCGCTGCTCGACCCGGACTGGGCGGACGCGCTGCGCGCGGAACTGGGCTGGCTGTCGGCGACCCTCGCCCTGGAACACGCCTGCACCTCCCGGATGGTCCGGCTGCTGGACGCCCTGTCCCGCCTCTCGGGCACCTCGCCGGTGCCGCGGGCCCGTACCGAGCCGGTCCCGCTCTCGGCGCACGGAACCTCGGCGCACGGACCCGGGGCGCACGGGCCGGCGGAGGGCGGCCCCACGCCCCGGCGCGGCGGGGCGCTCACCGTGGGGGCGGCGCGCGCCGGGGCGCTGCTGGAGCGCCGGCTGACCCTCGCCCGGACCCGGGCGCACTCGGCCGCGCTCGGCGCACTCGGCTCCGCCCGCTTCCACGCGGTCGCGGACTCGGTCGCCTTACTGGCCTCGGACCTCCCGCTCGCCCCCGCCGCGGCGGGCCCCGCCGACGAGGTGCTGGGCCTGCTCGCGGAGGCCGGCGAACGCCGGCTGCTGGACGCCGTCGCCGAGCTGCCGCTGGGCCGGGCCGCCCATCCGTACAACGCCGAGGCCCTGGTCAACGGCCTCGCCTCCGACCCGGCCGCCGAGCAGCAGGACGCCCCCTGGCACGAGGTCAGGCGCCTGCTGCGGCTGCACCGCTACGCGCGGGAGGTGCTGCGGCCCGGAGACGACCCGGTGCTGTGCCACGCGGGGCTGGTGCTCGACCACCACCGGGAGGCCGCCGACGCCTCCGAGGCCGCCGCGGACGCCGCGCGCACCCCGCGGATCGCGCCGGCCACCGCGTACGCCCTCGGAGTGCTCCACGCGGACCAGCGGCACGAGGTGGAAGCGGCCAGGTTCGCCTTCCAGCAGGAGTGGCGGCACGCCACGGCGGCGGTGCCCGCGCCGTGA